One stretch of Miscanthus floridulus cultivar M001 chromosome 18, ASM1932011v1, whole genome shotgun sequence DNA includes these proteins:
- the LOC136520673 gene encoding ubiquitin-conjugating enzyme E2 28-like isoform X1, whose amino-acid sequence MASKRILKELKDLQKDPPTSCNVGPVAEGMFHWQATIMGPSDSPYAGGVFLVTIHFLPDYPFKPPKVAFKTKVFHPNINSNGCICLDILKEQWSPALTVSKIAHMYKTDRAKYESTARSRTQKYAMG is encoded by the exons ATGGCGTCGAAGCGGATCCTCAAAGAGCTCAAGGACCTACAGAAGGATCCGCCCACCTCATGCAACGTAG GCCCTGTTGCCGAAGGTATGTTCCACTGGCAAGCGACGATTATGGGTCCATCAGATAGCCCATATGCTGGTGGCGTGTTTTTGGTCACTATTCACTTCCTACCAGACTACCCATTCAAACCACCGAAG GTTGCATTTAAGACAAAGGTTTTCCATCCAAATATCAACAGCAATGGGTGCATTTGTCTTGATATCTTAAAGGAACAATGGAGCCCTGCTTTGACAGTTTCTAAG ATTGCTCACATGTACAAGACTGACCGCGCGAAGTACGAATCTACTGCTAGGAGCCGGACTCAGAAATATGCAATGGGCTGA
- the LOC136520673 gene encoding SUMO-conjugating enzyme UBC9-like isoform X3 has translation MASKRILKELKDLQKDPPTSCNVGPVAEGMFHWQATIMGPSDSPYAGGVFLVTIHFLPDYPFKPPKVAFKTKVFHPNINSNGCICLDILKEQWSPALTVSKSSSQCVPF, from the exons ATGGCGTCGAAGCGGATCCTCAAAGAGCTCAAGGACCTACAGAAGGATCCGCCCACCTCATGCAACGTAG GCCCTGTTGCCGAAGGTATGTTCCACTGGCAAGCGACGATTATGGGTCCATCAGATAGCCCATATGCTGGTGGCGTGTTTTTGGTCACTATTCACTTCCTACCAGACTACCCATTCAAACCACCGAAG GTTGCATTTAAGACAAAGGTTTTCCATCCAAATATCAACAGCAATGGGTGCATTTGTCTTGATATCTTAAAGGAACAATGGAGCCCTGCTTTGACAGTTTCTAAG TCCTCCTCTCAATGTGTTCCCTTCTAA